One stretch of Eretmochelys imbricata isolate rEreImb1 chromosome 1, rEreImb1.hap1, whole genome shotgun sequence DNA includes these proteins:
- the FGFR1OP2 gene encoding FGFR1 oncogene partner 2 isoform X1: protein MKMSCTIEKALADAKALVERLREHDNAAEALIEQTTALNKRVEAMKQYQEEIQELNEVARHRPRSTLVMGIQQENRQIRELQQENKELRTSLEEHQSALELIMSKYREQMFRLLMASKKDDPGIITKLKEQHSKELQVHVDQITEMAAVMRRAIEIDEQQGCKEQERIFQLEQENKGLREILQITRESFLNLKKEDVSESTSLSALVTSSDLSLRKS from the exons ATGA AAATGAGTTGCACGATTGAGAAAGCCCTAGCTGATGCTAAAGCACTAGTAGAGCGACTAAGAGAGCATGACAACGCAGCAGAAGCTCTTATTGAACAGACTACAGCTCTCAACAAGCGGGTGGAAGCAATGAAGCAG TACCAAGAAGAAATTCAAGAGCTTAATGAGGTAGCAAGACATCGGCCTCGATCTACATTAGTAATGGGTATCCAGCAGGAAAATAGGCAGATCAGAGAACTGCAACAGGAAAATAAAG AACTACGTACATCTCTTGAAGAACATCAGTCTGCTTTGGAACTCATAATGAGCAAATACAGAGAGCAGATGTTTAGGCTGCTCATGGCCAGCAAAAAGGACGATCCAGGTATAATAACAaagttaaaagagcaacattccaag GAGCTACAAGTGCATGTGGACCAAATTACAGAAATGGCAGCAGTAATGAGAAGAGCCATTGAAATTGACGAGCAGCAGGGTTGCAAAGAGCAGGAGCGTATTTTTCAGCTTGAA CAAGAAAACAAAGGCCTGAGGGAAATCCTTCAGATCACTAGAGAATCATTCCTGAATCTCAAGAAAGAAGATGTATCGGAGAGTACATCTCTGTCAGCATTAGTAACGAGCAGTGATCTGAGCCTCAGGAAGAGCTGA
- the FGFR1OP2 gene encoding FGFR1 oncogene partner 2 isoform X2, producing MSCTIEKALADAKALVERLREHDNAAEALIEQTTALNKRVEAMKQYQEEIQELNEVARHRPRSTLVMGIQQENRQIRELQQENKELRTSLEEHQSALELIMSKYREQMFRLLMASKKDDPGIITKLKEQHSKELQVHVDQITEMAAVMRRAIEIDEQQGCKEQERIFQLEQENKGLREILQITRESFLNLKKEDVSESTSLSALVTSSDLSLRKS from the exons ATGAGTTGCACGATTGAGAAAGCCCTAGCTGATGCTAAAGCACTAGTAGAGCGACTAAGAGAGCATGACAACGCAGCAGAAGCTCTTATTGAACAGACTACAGCTCTCAACAAGCGGGTGGAAGCAATGAAGCAG TACCAAGAAGAAATTCAAGAGCTTAATGAGGTAGCAAGACATCGGCCTCGATCTACATTAGTAATGGGTATCCAGCAGGAAAATAGGCAGATCAGAGAACTGCAACAGGAAAATAAAG AACTACGTACATCTCTTGAAGAACATCAGTCTGCTTTGGAACTCATAATGAGCAAATACAGAGAGCAGATGTTTAGGCTGCTCATGGCCAGCAAAAAGGACGATCCAGGTATAATAACAaagttaaaagagcaacattccaag GAGCTACAAGTGCATGTGGACCAAATTACAGAAATGGCAGCAGTAATGAGAAGAGCCATTGAAATTGACGAGCAGCAGGGTTGCAAAGAGCAGGAGCGTATTTTTCAGCTTGAA CAAGAAAACAAAGGCCTGAGGGAAATCCTTCAGATCACTAGAGAATCATTCCTGAATCTCAAGAAAGAAGATGTATCGGAGAGTACATCTCTGTCAGCATTAGTAACGAGCAGTGATCTGAGCCTCAGGAAGAGCTGA